Proteins encoded by one window of Oenanthe melanoleuca isolate GR-GAL-2019-014 chromosome 20, OMel1.0, whole genome shotgun sequence:
- the BLCAP gene encoding bladder cancer-associated protein, translated as MYCLQWLLPVLLIPKPLNPALWFSHSMFMGFYLLSFLLERKPCTICALVFLAALFLICYSCWGNCFLYHCTGSQLPESAHDPNIVGT; from the coding sequence ATGTACTGCCTTCAGTGGTTGCTACCTGTCCTGCTCATACCCAAGCCCCTCAACCCAGCCTTGTGGTTCAGTCACTCAATGTTCATGGGGTTCTACCTGCTCAGTTTTCTACTGGAACGGAAACCTTGCACAATTTGTGCCTTGGTCTTCCTAGCAGCTCTATTCCTCATCTGCTACAGCTGCTGGGGGAACTGCTTCTTGTATCACTGCACAGGATCCCAGTTGCCAGAATCAGCTCATGATCCCAACATAGTGGGCACCTAG